The Lates calcarifer isolate ASB-BC8 linkage group LG7_2, TLL_Latcal_v3, whole genome shotgun sequence DNA window TACAACATATTAAAGCCTATAGGAAATATACAGTtgacaagttgtttttgtgtaaagACAGTGTTTTATTCCATCTTTCATTGGAAACATTAAATAGAACTTTCTTTCAGGATGACAAGACAGGTACATTtgcattttgacatgttttacaAACCAAGTGCTCCTAACCGCAGGACCCCTCtatcctttgtttttctcttctccccACACCAGATTGTTTAGATGTTTATGAGTGCTCCTCAGCCAGCTTCTCGGCCTTCTGAACAACTTCCTCGATGGGGCCGACCATGTAGAAGGCCTGCTCGGGGAGAGCGTCATACTCACCTAGAAGGGAGACAGGCACAAAGGCAACATTAATATTACATATGGATTCAAAGCAGGTGAGACTCACCAGCATAATCTTAAAAATGTGAACAATTCAAGTGCTGTAACAAGTCACATCAATGACTTATAACACACTTACCGCCAAGGATGCTCTTGAAGCCCTTGATGGTTTCCTTCAGGGGCACCAGCTTGCCCAAGTGGCCAGTGAAGACCTCAGCCACCTGGAAGGGCTGGGACAGGAAACGCTGGATCTTGCGGGCACGGGCCACAGTCAGCTTGTCCTCCTCAGACAACTCATCCATACCCAGGATGGCAATGATATCCTGCAGGGATTTGTAGTCCTACAGGAGGGAAGTTCTAAATGTTTAACTGGTActgtcaaaaccaaaaatacaggTTTCAAAAAGTCAAACTGATGAAGTCCCAAACCTGAAGGATTTTCTGCACACCACGGGCAACATCGTAGTGTTCGGCTCCAACGATGTTGGGGTCCATGATACGGGAGGTTGAGTCCAAGGGGTCGACAGCAGGGTAGATACCCAGCTCAGCGATGGCACGGGACAACACAGTGGTGGCGTCCAAGTGAGCGAAGGTGGTGGCGGGAGCAGGGTCAGTCAAATCATCAGCAGGCACATAGATGGCCTGGTGGAGAGAAATGAGACTTGTCACTCTtcatcaaagtaaaaatactcccATTGGGTAAAGTTTCCCATTACTAGTTTAAGGGTTCTTTTAACAAAGTACAGTTATGAGTGACAATGAAGTAACCGTTTACCTGCACAGATGTGATTGAACCCTTCTTGGTGGTGGTGATTCTCTCCTGCATGGTACCCATGTCAGTGGCCAGAGTGGGCTGATAACCCACAGCAGAGGGGATACGACCCAGCAGGGCAGACACCTGACAGGTAAGGAGATCAATTCAGTCAGTATCAAGCATACTACGTGACACTTATAGCCAAGCCTGACGTTTAGATTTAGCTGCACACAGTATGAAATACATGGCTGTATTGTTATTCAAAATTATAAGATACAACCTTAATATAATCCTATTAACCCTTATAAATTAATGTTGTGATATTTAGTTTGTTAGTGAAGTTACACAGACCTCAGAGCCAGCCTGTGTGAAGCGGAAGATGTTGTCGATGAAGAGCAGCACATCCTGACCCTCCTGGTCACGGAAGTACTCAGCCACAGTCAGTCCGGTCAGGGCAACTCTGGCACGAGCGCCGGGGGGCTCGTTCATCTGTCCGTACACCAGCGCCACCTAACGGGGACAAGAACTCCGGTCAGTGGTTGATGTTCATTTCTATGCCatggtaaatatttcattttgccCAGTGTCAAGATCAGTCTTTTTAGTGGCTTTCCACAATCCTCACCTTTGAGGTGGTGTCCTTCAGGTTGATGACACCAGACTCAATCATTTCATGGTACAAGTCATTTCCCTCACGGGTACGCTCTCCCACACCGGCAAACACAGAGTAACCACCATGGGCCTTAGCCACATTGTTGATCAGCTCCATGATCAATACAGTCTTGCCTACACCAGCACCACCGAACAGACCTGTAACAATGAAGAAACCTAAGATTAGATTTATATTAACAAGAGGCTTGTCTTGTTTTCAGATTCCAGTATGACAACAATCTATCCAGTCAGtacaacatttaaatgcacaTACCAATCTTTCCTCCCTTGGCGTAGGGGGCCAGCAGGTCCACAACCTTAATGCCAGTAACCAGGATCTCCTGCTCCACACTCATGTCAGTGAATTCAGGGGCCTCAGCGTGGATAGGTGCAGTCCTGAGGAGAGATGGTAACAGTTGCCAGTTATTCATTTCAAACCAGCAAAACCTTTAAAGCTAAGTCACTGTcacttgtattttttaaattgagccaaatattttcattctgtctgATATATCATCACATTAGACATAAtcagttctgttgttgttttcaaagtGAACTCACTGCTTGGTGGAGATGGGACCTCTCTCGTCGATGGGCTCACCGATGACATTCATAATCCTGCCCAGGGTCTCAGGACCCACAGGGATTCTGATGGGGGCACCAGTGTCCAGCACTTTCTGTCCACGGACCAGACCCTCAGTACCATCCATAGCAATGGTACGCACTGTGTTCTCCCCTAAACATATAGCAAGTTTTAAGTTAGTTGTCTATTCTAACATGTCACTGAGTGGGCTGTGTCGACTTGCAGGGCTCAAGGTTATGATCCAAGCAGCTCACCAAGATGCTGTGCCACCTCCAGGACTAGCCTGGACTCACGGCCGGTGACTTCCAGAGCGTTGAGGATGGGAGGAAGGCCCTCATCGAACTGCACGTCGACGACGGCACCGATGACAGCCACAATGCGCCCGGTGGCGACGCTGGCAGCAGCGGCAGGTGCGACATAATCTCTGCCTGTAAAACAATGAGGACAGTGTGTGCATTTAACTGTGTTATATTCATGCCACAGTCGAGACATTAATATACATGTGCCACTAGTGTTTACTTGTCCCCAGTATTCATTCCTGACCGGTAAAAGCCCCGGAGGACAGCTCGACAACTGCGTGTCTGGCCGCTCCGTCTCAATGTCAAGTGATTGTTGACGGACAAACTTTGAATCAGCTTTTCGACAATTGACTGAGTATAGCACaccaacaaaaccaaacaaccTGCGTACTTACGTTAAGATTCCGTAATAACATTAACAAGCAATTATTCAGGCTATATGACGTTAATGCTATGGAAAGGACAGATGAATGAACTGTACTTCGAGCTAACGGTGCTAATGTTGCTACTGCTAACACCAGACGCAGGACATTCAATGGCAAGTATGTTTATAGTTGGTTATATTCTCAATAGCTCAATTCTGTGTTATTAAACTACCTCAGTGGTCATGTAGGCAAATAATTTTCTAAGCTAGCTAATCTACTAGCCTTATCTTGCTAAGATGCGATCTGTAACGTCAGTGCTAAGTTAGCAGGCTCTGCACAGTCTCACACCGCCTCATGTCATTACACAAAGGTCATTGCTGCCAGCCCGAGAAAAACACAGCCTAGTCATTGTCCATTGCATGACATCTGTCAGTTGGTGCATAAGTGGACATGTGTACCCATTTTATATTTTGGAATAATTCCAATACATTTCAAAATCGACATTTCAAAATCCAGGCCTGCTACACCGCCAGCGCTGTGCAGCCAGCGTGTTGCTAGCatcagctaacgttagcattgcCCCTGCCCTCTTTTGACAGGCGCCGAAATGCGCCTTTTTCCTAATACAATTTCGTTTAAAACACCAAGCATGCAGAACTTACGTGAAAGGACGGCCGGGGATCCAACAAGGGCCTTCAGGGGCTGGACTCCAGGCTTGAGAGCCTGCAGAGCCCCGGTGCAACAGCGTCCCACAGCTCCTAACATGGTCAAAATGGCTGAAGgtggaaagagacagaggaactTGCGGCTTTATAATGAATGACCGCTCAGGCGAACTGCGCCTGCGTGCAACGTCAAAAGGGCACACTGAGCATGCGCAGATATTAAGCGCATCCAGCTGACATTCTGTCCTCCACAGAAGTGGCCTATTTGTCTATGAGACTTTTGAATGACAGTCCAAACCAAAGGTTAGTCATGACTGAAGCTGCCATTACAATCAGTCGTTCAGTTAATACAGACCCACATAGGTACACATGGTCTGGGCATCGTAGTGGTGTCACAGTCCAGTTTGTACACAGTGTTCCATGTTAAGGGGAGTAAAGTTTTCTGCTGCAACCCTGACTTGATTTGTTGTTCAAGTCTGGAGTCCTGACTTTGTTTTGGTCACTAATATCAACCTCGTTCCCtattaaaactgcaaaaaattCTATGGTTGTTAGTTGCACACTGCCTGTGTTTACAAAACTTGAATTTAATTGTCAGACatcattatattattttacCTCAACATAAGATGACAGTTGATTTCACCCTGTCAGTGGTAAAGACTTAAAGCAATGTATCTGCTTTGTACATCATGTACATCATACATCCTTATATACATCATGTATGATGTACATGGAGAGTTAGTGTGCTTGGTCTCTACAGAGTGGCTGAGTAGACATACAATCATGCATACTGATGACAGGATAATATACTGATACAGTATCTTCTAGGCTAgtcatttttaacctttttggTTTGTGAACCTTTAAAGCACAGCAATGTCAACTCATTACTTCTTGTCACATATGTCTGAGTTGTGAGCAGTTCACCAAAAAACCTGATCCAGATGTAAAAGGAGCCTGAAGAAGCTCAGCTATTCAGATATTCTCAATATGTGTCAGAAAATAGACATTCCTGTTGCCAAAagtttttccccctcatttccTATCTTATTAATCACTTTGTGACACTTTGGGGGTCTTGGGAACAACTGGTCTAGACAATCCTAAACAGTGCCCCAGTTCCAAACTACTCATTAATTCTAAGTAGGTTCTGAGTATGTAGTGTGTTCATCACaggagacaaaataaacaatactCAAAACAGTCTGTCAATTTACAGTATTGTTCCAAAATAAAATGCGCAAGGGAAATGGTggagctgctcacagctgcaaaacaaactgtgaatgGTGGTGAGACAGCTTCACAGACAGCTCAAGAAAACATAATAGAAGCtttcatggcagacattttgacatgtcaaaGCATGAAAAGTACAACTGTAATTAATAGCATCAATGATGTACAGAGACAGGGTTAATGTCAGTAGTGGctcctgtgcttttttttttttttactaatacatataaaacaaaatgtcttgtgtgaaaaatatctttcttttcctgctactacaaacagtaaattaaattgACTCAATGTGTTGTTCACAAAACAGTATACTATAAAAATGACTGTTTACAGTATTAGTATATATACAGCAGGAACATGGCACAGGTTTGCATTGCAAGCCTAGAGAAGTGACTCCACCACATGtacagcagagggcgctgctgtACCAAAAGAGACAGGAGTGTAGGAAGGCTTTGTGCAAGTGTTAGCCTGTTCATTTTGAAAGGGTTAAATCACCCATATGCCAAAGCCTCAGTTTAAAgcataatataaaatatatttaacatattCTTTGCAGTTTTACTTTCCCAAATTCCCATGCTAAATTTCATGTCTATTTTATGACTGTTCAACCATCCACAGTGTCAACAATTACATTGGAGTGTCAGAATGAGCATGTCCATTCATTAATCCACTTAAATGTCAAAGGCAGGAGGAATATCTAAGTACTGTAGCTATGTTTAGTTAGGATTAAGATATTCACTGCTCCTTATCTACTGTAGACACTCCACATACAGCAGAAGTGTGTACCATACAGATCAAAAGTGTGTTCAGTCAGAATGAGTTCATTAAGTTCAGTATTTGCAGCATGTCACGCACAGCATCGgtattcctttttatttcatttgaatgagTTTTTAAGATACTCATAGCATGTTGGATATCACTGTAACTGATTGAACAAGGCTTGGAATCGCTCCTCCTGCCCACAGATGGCTACCTGACTCTGCAGGCACAGATACATCTCGACTAGTCTGTATTtgtctgtgaaaacacagcacatacTTGAATAAAGCATCCTGTGCGTGCCCCTAAGTAACGCCTGATGAGTGATGGCTGAGATTAGTTTGTGTTGCTAGGCTACTGTGGTTTGTGTTAGTGGATTATTACAGGTACATATGTACTGCATCCAAGAGTCAGCACAGATCATCAACACTCTGAATGTCACACTGAATGgcaaaaatctattttaacaTTTCTTGTGAAAAACTGATGTAATGTTGGCAATGTTTCCTCAGAAGTTTCCATGTAATACTCCTTAGTGTTTAGACAGATTGTGATTGTGTTGGGTTGCTGTTACTGTAGCTACAATGATTAGGCTGAATGAGTTCAGAACAGTATGAGAGGCCAAGTGATACAAGAATCAACATGTTCTTTGAAATGATCCAGTGAAACAGAGGCCAGTGTGTTTACCATTTTAAACTGTCCCATCAAGTTTGAGGACTCACATTATGGATAATCTGGAGAACCTGTTCCATATCTGGACCCATAAAAATGCCTCTTTTCCCCCAAATGTTTCCTATGTCGGAAACAAATCCCTCACCTGTGTAATGTCTATGTCAGGTTTTGCAAAGCCCTCCTTCATCATATTTGGGACATTCTGACAGTAggcgacctttgacctcccaCAGACATGTTCCAAGATTTTTGATCAAAGACTTCATCTGTGAAGAGAGTGTGTTCAGAGTGGTAGCAGTGGTATTTGTCTTTTTAGCCCTGCTAGCGACATGACTTAAAGCAATGTAGaaatgtcagtctgtcactccagtactttggtccagactgaaatatctcaagaATTACCTCATGGCATGGAGGAAACCATGTCCTGAAGACATTTATGGTCCCCAGGGGATGATGATTGTGTCTGTCTCCTTGTTATGCTGCTTTGCATTATACAACAGAAAACTAAGGCCTAACCTGTCTCAGTACGCCACCTAACTGCTGGTGCAGGCCATGGTTATCTCTCGTCAGATGCAATGCCCAGAATGTGGCATTGCACCTGATCCTTGATCAGCCGTAAACCTCCCTGCTCTGTGACCTCCACTGGTTACCCATGATCACCCGAACCAAATTCAGGTCACTAATGTTCCCAGATGGTAGAACAAGCTCCTAAATGCTATCAGAGCAGGTGTGTTCCTTAAAGAATCTCTTGAAGGCTCATCTCCTGTGAGAGCACCCCCTGAAATGCCAAACGAGCATTTACTATGTCTTAATTATTAGTTCTTAATACTTCCTTAAAGGTCTCCTACTGCAGTGAAGCTTTACAGTGATGTTCCCCCCAAGACAGACTTTTAGATAACAATGGCGATCCTTGAATGTTTCATCTAGTGCCTTCAGCAGTAGTTTAATTTAttaccaaatacctgcaaaactaatgtcATTAACCCATTA harbors:
- the atp5f1b gene encoding ATP synthase subunit beta, mitochondrial, whose amino-acid sequence is MLGAVGRCCTGALQALKPGVQPLKALVGSPAVLSRRDYVAPAAAASVATGRIVAVIGAVVDVQFDEGLPPILNALEVTGRESRLVLEVAQHLGENTVRTIAMDGTEGLVRGQKVLDTGAPIRIPVGPETLGRIMNVIGEPIDERGPISTKQTAPIHAEAPEFTDMSVEQEILVTGIKVVDLLAPYAKGGKIGLFGGAGVGKTVLIMELINNVAKAHGGYSVFAGVGERTREGNDLYHEMIESGVINLKDTTSKVALVYGQMNEPPGARARVALTGLTVAEYFRDQEGQDVLLFIDNIFRFTQAGSEVSALLGRIPSAVGYQPTLATDMGTMQERITTTKKGSITSVQAIYVPADDLTDPAPATTFAHLDATTVLSRAIAELGIYPAVDPLDSTSRIMDPNIVGAEHYDVARGVQKILQDYKSLQDIIAILGMDELSEEDKLTVARARKIQRFLSQPFQVAEVFTGHLGKLVPLKETIKGFKSILGGEYDALPEQAFYMVGPIEEVVQKAEKLAEEHS